CACAGCTGTTTCTCCGAAGATCATGATCTGAATTTCTTCAGCAGAGTAACGAGTCTCAGGTTCTACGCTTCGATCGGGATTTTGATTTACCCCGGCCATAATATCTGATTTGAAAATGCGGTTCCCGTTTGATCCGGTATAGATCAAATCTTCCGCCCAAAACCGGTCGTGAGTAGTAGCGTCGTTATAGGAAGCACCTTCCAGAAATTCATGGATGAGCTCGGTGAGTATTTCTTTCTCTTCTTGATCAGATTGAGCAAAAAGTGAAACAGGTATGGTGAGGATGAGAATCAGCGGCAGATATTTTTTCATAATAATTGTATTCATGAACATAGGTATTGATCTCACTTATTATAGGAATTTAGATCCCGATCTGCTACCGGATCATTTGATATAAATCCGGATCCGTTTCATTGAACCCTTTCAGGGTTCTGAATTCTCCCAACTTCACCAACCCGACTTGCAGTCGGGTCTAATTACATTGATTCGCCGGTTGGCGAATCTGGATTGAGACAATTCTCCAATAAAAGCACCTATATTTGCTTCTGAAGCTTGGAGTAAACCTGATCTTACAAGAATCTTACACCCTACACGATCATACATCTAATACTATAATCAAAGATCAACTTTGCATGTATCTGTTTTCCAGGCTGTCTTATCTTTGAACTCTAAAGCGTGATTCTCCACCTCTATTCGAAACCATTTTTGTTCCGCCGGTTGGCGGATCTTCACTGAACAACCATCAGTTTCGGGTTGCTCTATTGTATATCGGTCTACCAGCATCCCCAGCTAAAAGCTTTTATTGAAGTCAAACCTTCACAAAGTATTCTTTTCAATTCAACAAGCCTTTTTATTCGAAAGAAATTCTAATGC
This portion of the Rhodohalobacter barkolensis genome encodes:
- a CDS encoding nuclear transport factor 2 family protein — encoded protein: MNTIIMKKYLPLILILTIPVSLFAQSDQEEKEILTELIHEFLEGASYNDATTHDRFWAEDLIYTGSNGNRIFKSDIMAGVNQNPDRSVEPETRYSAEEIQIMIFGETAVVAFRLVAEFTDPNEADLNFYNTGTFVKRDGEWRAVAWQATSIPNENE